The following are encoded together in the Anopheles nili chromosome 3, idAnoNiliSN_F5_01, whole genome shotgun sequence genome:
- the LOC128723663 gene encoding cuticle protein AMP1A-like: protein MFRKLIVASLVVSLVVALPQRSLSRGGGGGGGGGDDAGAETLAQDTVINADGSYTYNYETSNGISASQASNDGTNANGNFAFTAPDGQRYEIVYVADENGFQPQGAHLPTEPPAPDHVIKMLEDMRANPPEGADIESLDATLNRLRATLG from the exons ATGTTCCGAAAATTG ATCGTAGCATCGCTCGTGGTTTCGTTGGTCGTGGCCCTCCCACAACGATCACTGTCccgtggtggaggtggtggtggtggcggtggtgatgatgctggAGCGGAAACCCTCGCCCAGGATACGGTCATCAACGCGGACGGCTCGTACACGTACAATTACGAGACGAGCAATGGCATTAGCGCGTCGCAGGCGAGCAACGATGGCACCAACGCCAACGGAAACTTCGCCTTCACTGCTCCGGATGGCCAGCGGTACGAGATTGTGTACGTGGCTGACGAGAATGGCTTCCAGCCGCAGGGCGCTCATCTGCCGACCGAGCCGCCAGCACCTGACCACGTCATCAAGATGCTTGAGGATATGCGCGCCAACCCGCCAGAGGGCGCTGACATTGAATCCCTGGACGCTACTCTTAACAGGCTCCGGGCTACCCTTGGCTAA
- the LOC128722707 gene encoding cuticle protein CP14.6-like, translating into MFRFVLAVLAVAAGVSAGPLDRAHQANPEAHAQIVSYENVLQDDGHYRWSYETSNGIAAHEEGLGAASANGAYSYTGPDGVQYRVVYVADENGFRPEGAHLPTPPPTPEHVLRSLEQIRANPPRDQPDFSLEALDATLARLRQH; encoded by the coding sequence ATGTTCCGATTCGTACTCGCCGTTCTGGCTGTGGCCGCCGGTGTCTCGGCTGGACCGCTCGATCGTGCCCATCAGGCAAACCCGGAGGCTCACGCCCAGATCGTGTCGTACGAGAACGTGCTGCAGGACGATGGCCACTATCGCTGGAGCTACGAGACGAGCAACGGTATTGCTGCCCACGAGGAAGGACTTGGTGCGGCCAGTGCCAACGGAGCCTACTCCTACACCGGACCTGATGGCGTGCAGTATCGCGTCGTGTATGTGGCCGATGAGAACGGCTTCCGACCGGAGGGTGCCCATCTGCCCACGCCACCACCGACTCCTGAGCACGTgcttcgttcgctcgagcAGATCCGCGCTAACCCACCTCGGGATCAGCCAGACTTCAGTCTTGAGGCTTTGGACGCTACGCTCGCTCGTCTGCGACAGCACTGA
- the LOC128723603 gene encoding cuticle protein CP14.6-like translates to MFRFVLAVLAVAAGVSAGPLDRAHQANPEAHAQIVSYENVLQDDGHYRWSYETSNGIAAHEEGLGAASANGAYSYTGPDGVQYRVVYVADENGFRPEGAHLPTPPPTPEHVLRSLEQIRANPPRDQPDFSLEALDATLARLRQH, encoded by the coding sequence ATGTTCCGATTCGTACTCGCCGTTCTGGCTGTGGCCGCCGGTGTCTCGGCTGGACCGCTCGATCGTGCCCATCAGGCAAACCCGGAGGCTCACGCCCAGATCGTGTCGTACGAGAACGTGCTGCAGGACGATGGCCACTACCGCTGGAGCTACGAGACGAGCAACGGTATTGCTGCCCACGAGGAAGGACTTGGTGCGGCCAGTGCCAACGGAGCCTACTCCTACACCGGACCTGATGGCGTGCAGTATCGCGTCGTGTATGTGGCCGATGAGAACGGTTTCCGACCGGAGGGTGCCCATCTGCCCACGCCACCACCGACTCCTGAGCACGTgcttcgttcgctcgagcAGATCCGCGCTAACCCACCTCGGGATCAGCCAGACTTCAGTCTTGAGGCTTTGGACGCTACGCTCGCTCGTCTGCGACAGCACTGA